One Pseudomonas syringae CC1557 genomic window, GCGGGATTTTTCTCCAGTGCATCGCGAAATTCGGGGCGACCACAGATTGCATAGTCGGCGCTCCCCAGGCAACGGCCGATCAAGTGTTCGGATGGCGTATTGGTCAATCGCAAGGCGATGTCGGCATCGCGGCGGCTGAGGTTGGCGAAGGCGTTGGAGGTGGACAGTTCAAGCGTGATGGCGGGGTATTGCGGCATGAAGCGGGCCAGCGCGGGTAACAGCAGGCTGTGCAGTACTGCATCGGTACAGGTCAGTCGCACCGTTCCGCTGATGACCTGCTGACCTTGATGCAGGGCAACGCGCGCAGCAGCGAGCGCCAGCTCCGCATGTTCAGCCTGTTCGGCCATGGCCTGTGCGGTATCGGTGGCAATGTAACCGCGTCGGTTTTTTTCGAACAGCGCCGTGCCCAGTGCCGCTTCGAGGCGACGTATCGAGCGGAATACCGTAGAAATGTCGACATGCAGCAGCTCTGCGGCCCGCGCCAGCGTGCGACCGCGTACCAGGGCCAGCACCAGTGCAAGGTCCGCGTGAGTGATTTCATATTGCATTGCTGCACAGTTCCTTTGCTGGATTGCCTATGTAGATTGCGTTCACGACTATCCTAGACTGGTTTCATTCATACTGGTTAGCAACGTGCCTGCACGCCAGTTATTAGACTTTCAGACAGGACTCAAGTATGTCGCGACCCCCTTTGATCGGTGTCACCGCCTGCCGCCAGCAGTTGGGCAAGTATTCTTCTCACACCGCAGGCGATAAATACGTCGAAGCCGCAGCCTTCGCAGGCGTACCGGTCATTCTCCCGGCACTCAATGTGCCGATCGAACCTGAGCAGCTGTTGGCATCGCTGGACGGGCTGCTGTTCACCGGCTCGCCATCCAATGTCGAGCCGCGTCATTACAACGGCCCGCCCAGCGCGGAAGGCACGGCGCATGACGTTTTCAGGGATCGCACTACGCTGCCGCTGCTCAGGGCAGCCATCGCACAGGGTGTACCGGTGTTATGCATTTGCCGTGGCTTTCAGGAGTTGAACGTGGCATTGGGCGGCAGTCTTCATCAGCGGGTGCAGGACCTGCCGGGATATCTGGACCATCGCGAGCCGCAAAGCGAATCGCTGGCTGTGCAATATGCGCCGCAGCACGCAGTGTCCGTGCAACCGGGCGGTTTGTTGGATGCGCTGGGTCTAGCACCTGGCTTCGAGGTCAACAGCCTGCACAGTCAGGGCATCGACCGGCTGGCAGCCGATCTTAGCGCCGAAGCGCTGGCGCCGGATGGCCTGGTGGAGGCGGTTTCGCTGCCGGGTGCGCCAGGGTTTGTACTGGGCGTGCAGTGGCATCCGGAATGGGAATTTCTCGACAATCCGGTATCGATGAGCCTGTTCAAGGCGTTTCGCGACGCATGTCTTGCCTACGCCCAGCGCCGTCAGGGCGTGTGACACGATCAGCTGCTGAGCTGCGCTGGCAAACGTGATTTAATATCCGCATTGAGGCTCCCGGCTGATGGTCAAACCATTGTGTCGGGAGTCTGCCTCTTTCAATGGATATTCTTCTTACAAGGCCACTATGGATACGGGAGCACGACTGAAACTGGTGCGTGAAAGCTACAAGCTGTCGCAACGCGAACTCGCCAGACGCAGTGGTGTGACCAATGCCACCATCTCTCTGATTGAACAGAATCGTGTGAGCCCTTCGATCAGTTCCCTCAAGAAGTTGCTTGAGGGCATCCCCATGACGCTGGCGGATTTTTTCACATTCGATCAGCCGCCAGGTCCGGATCAATACGTCTTTCGTGCAGGCGATCAACCTGATCTGGGCCGTAACGGGGTGCGCCTGCTGCTGGTCGGGGCAACTCTGCCCAGTCGGCAGATGCGTTTTCTGCGCGAGCAGTATGCGCCGGGTGCCGATTCGGGTGAGGAGCCCATTGTCCACAGCGAGGGCGAGGAGTGCGGGCTGGTGATACGGGGCACTGTGGAACTGACCATCAATGGTCAGGTGAACATTCTGGGTCCCGGAGACGGTTACTACTTCCCGACCACGCTGCCGCATCGTTTCCGCAATATCGGCCAGGACGAGGCCGAGATCATCAGTTCCAACACGCCTGCGAACTTTTAAGCAGCTCGAGGTGCTGCTCGACGGCTCCTATGAGCGGTTCTGACGCAACGACGGGCTTGTTTCGATGACTCAATCCTTCCATATGGATAGCAAAATCCCGCTCAAACGGATTTCACTGAACTATTTTGCAATCCATACGAATATTTATGTGTTTTTATCGCACAACCCAGAACCCTTTTGAGTGGGCACCAGTCCTAGCTATTAGGTAGCTGCTCTCATTCATTTAATAGCCATGGAGTTTCTGGAGTGTCGGAAAATAAAGCCCGTGTCGATATCTTTGCAACGGGAGATATCCAGCATAAAGGGCGGGATATTTTTTTCGCGGCGGTAGAAACGACCCGAATGCCGATGATCGTGACCGACCCTAATCGGCCGGACAATCCCATTATTTTTTCCAACCGTGCGTTTCTGGAAATGACTGGCTATTCATCGGAAGAAATCATTGGTACCAATTGCCGGTTTCTACAGGGTCCGGAGACCGATCTGTCTGTGGTGCAGTCTATCCGCGACGCGATTCGCGAACGTACCGATATCTCCGCAGAGATTCTCAATTATCGCAAGGATGGTTCGTCCTTCTGGAATGCGCTGTTCATTTCACCCGTCTATAACGACGCGGGCGATCTGATTTATTTCTTTGCGTCACAACTGGATATCAGTCGCCGCAAGGACGCTGAAGAAGCCTTGCGCCAGGCCCAGAAAATGGAAGCCCTGGGGCAGCTTACCGGCGGCATTGCTCACGACTTCAACAACCTGCTCCAGGTCATGGGCGGCTACATTGATCTGATTGGCAGTGCTGCCGAGAAACCCAGCATTGATGTGCAGCGTGTTCAGCGCAGTGTGCAGCACGCTAAATCAGCGGTAGAGCGTGCCAGTACTCTGACCAAACAATTGCTGGCTTTCGCCCGTAAACAAAAGCTTCAGGGCAGAGTGTTGAACCTCAACGGACTGGTTTCCACGACCGAGTCCATGCTTGAACGCACCTTCGGGCCGGAAGTAACCATCGAAACCGATCTTGAGCCAGCACTCAAGAACTGCCGCATAGACCCGACGCAGGCAGAAGTTGCCCTGCTGAATATTTTTCTTAATGCCCGGGATGCGCTGATTGGCAGGGCCCACCCCAAGGTGTGCATCGAGACGCGCAACCTGGTGGTTGAAGAACTGATCAACGTGTCTTATGACGGTTTGTTGCCGGGACGCTATGTCAGCATCGCGGTGACCGACAACGGTATAGGAATGCCCGCCAGCATCCGTGACCGGGTGATGGACCCGTTTTTTACTACCAAAGAAGAGGGCAAAGGCTCCGGGCTGGGCCTGTCGATGGTGTACGGCTTCGCCAAACAGTCGGGCGGTGCCGCGCGTATTTACACTGAAGAAGGTGTTGGCACAACGCTACGTCTATATTTTCCGGTCGATGAGGGTGGGTTGACCCACACTGAGTCGTCTCAGGCAGTAGAACGGCGCCTTGGCAGCAGTGAACGTATTCTTATTGTTGAAGATCGCGTTGACGTTGCCGAGTTGGCAAAGATGGTGCTGGATGACTACGGCTATGTGTCCGATATTGTGCTGAATGCCCGTGAAGCATTGAAGAGATTCGAGTCCGGAAGCGTGTATGACTTGCTGTTTACCGACTTGATCATGCCGGGCGGCATGAACGGCGTTATGCTGGCCCGGGAAGTCAAACGCAGGTACCCGAAGGTCAAGGTGCTATTGACCACAGGGTATGCGGAAAGCTCGATCGAACGAACCGATCTCGGCGGTTCCGAGTTCGACGTAATCTCCAAACCGTGCCTGCCCCACGATCTTGCCCGCAAAGTTCGCCAGGTGCTGGACGGCCCGAACGGCATTGCCTGAGTGTGGTTCCATGCGTCATTGAACAGCCTGTTCTGCATCACGGCGGGCTGTAGTTTCAATATTGATCAATGGTCTTTTCAGGCTGAACGATTTCGCACGCTCTGTTTAAGTGTCGTTTATGCCAATAGACAACGGACAACCCTTGTCGACGCTACATGATCCATTCCCCGCATGCGCCATTATTGGCAACTCATGGGCCATGAGTGAAGCATTAGGTTCCATTAACCTGAACGCTAACTCCACGTTTTCAACAGCTGAAAAAGTTAAAAGAATTTTAAAACTTCTCGCGCATCGCTTGAGTCATTGAAGTGTACACCAAACAATTTCGCGTTCACTGCCAATGACTCAAAGGACGACTATTATGATTCGCGACGACCGTATCGCCCCAGGTGCCCCTGTGTACCAAGAAACTCATGCAATGGCTCCGCTGCTTAAACGCATTTCCTGGAGTGCGATTCTTGCCGGTGTAGTACTGGCGATGGTTGTTTCGCTCTTGTTGAATTTGTTGGGTACTGCCATTGGCAGCGCCAGCATTGATCCGATGCAGGAAGCCAATCCACTTTCCGGTATCGGCGCCGGCGCAGGTATCTGGGTAGTGGTTAGCTCGGTCATCTCGCTGTTCGTTGGTGGTTGGGCTGCAGGGCGTCTGGCTCAGCGTGAAGGTGCCTTCCACGGTCTGCTGGTATGGGCATCGGTGTCGCTGATTACTGTTTATCTAGTGTCCAGCGCAGTCACAGGCGTGGTGCGTGGCGGCCTCAATCTGGCAGGCAGCGGCATGTCGGCACTGGGCAGCGGTATTGCTCAAATCGCTCCTGCGGTTGGTGGCAAGATTCAGGACCAACTGCGCGCACAAGGCATTGACTTCAATCTGGACGATATCCAGGGCGAGATCGAAACTGCAATGCGCCAGACTGGCAAGTCTGAACTGAACCCGGACACCGTCAAGCAAGAGGCGCAAGCCACTCAGCAGGATGCGCAGGACACCGCTAAACAAAGCGCGCAGAACCCTCAGCAAGCGGATGAGCAGCTGGGCGGTTTGATGGATCGCATCAAGGCCAAAGGCGACCAGGCCTGGGATGCTGCCGATCGTCAGGCGCTGGTCAATCTGATCAAGGCGCGAGGCAACAAAACCGACGCTGAAGCCAATCAGATCGTTGATCAGGCTCAAGCCAGCTACCGTCAGGCTTACGCCAAATATCAGGAACTGAAAGCTCAGGCAGAACAGAAAGCCCGCGAGGCGGCTGAAGTCACTGCCAAGCGTGTTTCCCAAGGTGCCTGGATTCTGCTGATCACTCTGGTGATTTCGGGTCTGGTAGCTGCAGGTGCCGGTGTACTGGGTCGCCGTACTCAGCCGCCAGCCAAGGTGGTTGCTGCTATTTGATGTAACGCAAACAGCTTGAACTGAAGTACCGGATGGGGAGCGTTTATCGCTCCCCGTTTTTATTCCGGGATATGTTGGCTGACAGGTGAGCAGTGAGAGTCAGTACATGATTAACGCTGGCCCTTACAGCTTAGTTGAGCGGTTTTTCAGGCGCAGGTTCGATTGGTTGCGCCAACTGCCGCCAGCCATAAAAGGCAAGCGCAGTGAGCAGCGCGCCGAGCCAGACAATGACTCCGGCCCAAAGCGTGTGGGACATGAAGTGCCAGCCCTGAACCACCCGTGTTGTGCCGTAGATCGCACCCAGTAGGGTCGATGCGTAAAGAATGACGTTTGCATGGCGCCAGCAATAGCGGCGTGCAATGAAATACAGTGCCACCATGGTGAATCCACCAGAGGCATGGCCTCCTGGCCAACACCGCCCAGCACCAGCCTCATGAAACAGGGTGAAGTTCTCGAACCATTCCTTTTTCTCCATCGCACCGCCGTACAGAGTGGTTTCCACCGGGCAGTAGATACTTGTATGACTTTTGAAAAAGTGAATCATGCCGGTGATCACGGCGAAAGAAACCACGATAAACAACAGATCCCGACGATGACGAGCAGTGAAGCGTAGCAGTGGCGCTGCTCGAAGGGTCTCCAGCAGGCCGATCAGTCGATCATTGCGTCCCGGCTTCAGCAGCGGCCATATAAAGGACAGCACCAGCCCGATAACCGCCGCTTCGCCCGTCCAGTTTGGGATAATCCGGGGCCAACGATGGGTCAGGTTTTCAAAAAGGCGATCATGCTGAAAGGGAAAAACCTGATGGGGGTAGTACAGCCAGTTGCTGATGGCTTCATCGAGCGAAGTAAGGTCGAAAACGACAAACGTCAGCAACGCTATAGCAAGGGGCACACCGAAGTTCCACGCATAAAATCTTGATTTCTCGCTTCGCACTCTTGTTATTCCATAAAAGTCGAATGTCAGCCCAGCGGCACCTTTAGTCGGTAGCGCGATGGAATCGATACGACTACCCTCCCGCTCAATGCAAAGCGGTCACAAAGCCGCTTGCAAAGTACGGCAGATATCACGGCAGTCGGCACAAGAAGATAGCAGTATTTCAACGCCGCTAAATGTATGTTTATTTCACGCGCCTTTGCCGCCACTTGGCCTACTGTGGCAGCGATAATGCTTATGCAATGGTTGTGATTGCCCGCGTGAGCGATAACCGCCATGCCAGCATTTTTTTCACATCTCATTGACCTGGTCAGCACGCTGCGCTGCTTAACCTTGCCGAGAATGACGTACTGAATCGGCAGGGAGACGGTTCTTCGAAAGATCAATGTAGTCGGAGCGCAGTGATGAGGCAGGAAAGTGGTTCTACTTTCACAAGAGCCACCCCCCACGCATCATTTTGGGGTGGTAGGGTCAACGTTGTTGTGACTGTCGCTGCTGTTATTATTTTTCTGGTGCTTTTGACCGGTTACACCTATTGGCCGCGCTCGCCGGTTCATCTTGTTCAGGGCGACAGGATGGCCTTGTCCGGCCTGTACGACAGCTGGGAGAAGGGGGAGGTGATGGTACTGGTACGCCATGGCGAACGCTGCGACCGTTCCAGTAACGACTGCCTTGGAGAAAAAGACGGCATCACTCGTTTCGGCAGCTCCGTTTCGGCCGATGTCGGTCGGTCGTTGAGTGAGCTGGGACTTACGCAGACTGATGTGATCACCAGTCCTTTGACGCGCACTGTCCAGACGGCACAGTCGATGTTTGGCCATTCGGTTGAGGCTCAGGAATGGCTATACAACTGTGACGAAACGATGCTGGATAAAGTGATGGCGCACAAATCAGCGAATCGAAATCTGATTCTTGTGACGCACAGCGGTTGCATTGGTCAGTTGGAAAGCCTGCACGGGTATCCGCATGCGGCAACCAGCGAATACGACAGTGCACTTTTCATTTCGCTGAACGGTCAGGGCAAGCCCGTTATCCGCGGGATTATCAACCCCGAAGACTGGAAGAAACACCCGTTTCGTCCGCAGTAATAATCCAGTCAGGGTTGAACGCCATCCGGCTTCCAGCTGAGCAGTTTGTGTTTGAATCCGTAACTCGCGACCTGATAGTAGGCGATGGCTCGGGCAATCAAAGGGTCATCGCGAGTTGCCCTGCTTTCGACACTGTCCCCCCATCCCGTTGTCTTGACGGCACAGGCCTTGGCCAGGGCTGAGGATGGCGAGGTTGCTGCCGTCGAACAAACCTGGCAAACAAATGAGATCAATTCGGCTTGTTGTCAAACCTCTGTAACTATTAACACAGACCCAAAAAAACTATGTGGCTGTTTTCCTGCGCGTGAGTATTGATTGTCCTCAAACGAGGGTGGTTATCACTTTAACCAGCCGTGGAAGAAGTGTTGGCGACAGGTTCAACAATTATTCAACAACACACCGTTTATACTTCAACGGTCTCGACGTTTCTCTGTGTTCATTTCCTCTTCAATCGGGTTTCTCCTTGATGACTTCTCGTACGCTTTCGCTGTCCTTGCTGCTGCTGAGTGTCATGTTGTTTTTCGTCGCGCTGGGAAATCACCAACTGCAAAACTCCACTGAGCCGCGAGTCGCCGGCATCGCCATGGAGATGCACCTGAGTGACAACTGGGTGACACCAATGCTGAACAATCAGCCCTTTCTGGAAAAGCCGCCGTTGAGTGTCTGGCTGGACGCGGCGGCTATCCGTATGTTCGGTGGCACGCCATGGGCGGTGCGGCTGGCTTCCGCATTCGCCGGGCTGTTCAGTGTGTTGTTGCTGTTCCGGATGTTGAGACTGTTTGGTCGGCCAGCGGCGGTGGCGGGGATTGCCGCATTCATGCTCGCCACGCAGGCCAGCTTCTGGAGCAACTCTCGGCAGGTGGGCGAGGATGCACTGTTGGCATTGGGGGTAAGCACTGCGCTGCTGGCCTTTTTTTACGCCAGCGCCGTTCGCAAGAACAAACCGGCAATCGGCGCCTGGCTGCTGTTTTCCCTGGGTATCGCAGTGTCGACCCTGAGCAAAGGGGTGTTGGGGCTGGCGATGCCTGGCGTGGTGATTTTCGCGTGGCTTGTCTGTGAGTCAGTGCAGCACAGGCGCTTGGTCATTACCGACTGGTTGCGTCCGGCGATGTTTACTGTACTGGCTCTGATACCGCTGTTTATCTGGCTTTATCTGCTGTACGGGCAGGGCGGGGTGCCGTTGCTGAAGGAGGTGCTCTGGACCAACAGCGTCGGTCGCTTCAGTGGCTCGTTTGAAGACGCAGGGCATTACGAACCTTTCTACTATTACCTGACCAAACTTCCTGAGGCATTTTTGCCATGGAATGCACTCGTCTATCTGGGCCTATGGCATTTTCGCAAACAACTCATGGCTAACCGTTATTTACTGTTCTTCAGCCTGTGTCTGGCCGCGCAGTTCCTGTTGCTGACACTGGCTTCAAGCAAACGCATGGTTTATCTGATGTCCCTGGCACCAGCAGCGGCGGTGCTTGCAGCTGAATACGCTTTCGTGTTGGGCGAACTCGTTCAGGCGCGCGCTGCACGCTCTGCGATGGCCGCATTTTTCGTGCGAAATCGACGAGTAATTATGACGACAGGTATGTTGCTGGTGGTAGCAGGCTATATGAGCGCGGCGCAATGGCTTGCGCCGCGCGCGGACAAACAGCTGTCATTTCTACCTCTGACTGACAAGGTCCATGCCTTGCAGGTTGAGGGGCGCCATGTCGCGTTGTACCAGCCCAGCGAACGGCTGGCAGGGGCCAGCGTGTTCTATAGTCAGAGCTTGCTGGACACAATGATCTCCAGCAGCGACCTGAGCGCTTTTCTTGAGCGCAGCGAAGATAACGTTGCACTTATGGAAAGTCTGTCAGCGCCAGAGCCGCCGCTGCGGATCATTGACCGCGTCAAGGTCGGAGATCGCACCTACTATTTTGTCACTCAGGCAGCGGCTGCCGCTGATTAACACGACAGCCCGAGCGAGCAGGGTTACACAACCTGACTGCTGGCCAGCGGGTTAAAGGGGGTCCACTGTTTCTGCGGGATCGGCAGGTCGCAAGATTCACCACGGCCGATGGGGAAGTAGTGGAAGCCATGCCTGGCCAGCCGTTCGGTGTCATACAGGTTGCGGCCGTCGAAAATGACCGGCGCAACCAATCGCTGCTCAATGAGCTCGAAATCAGGGGCTTTGAACTGCTGCCATTCCGTGCAGATGATCAACGCATCGGCTTCATCAAGTGCTGACTCAGGCGTGCCCATCAGAATCAGATCCTTGCGATGGCCATAGATACGCTGGGTTTCCTGCATGGCCTCGGGATCGAAGGCCCGTACCTTGGCGCCAGCGGCCCACAACGCTTCCATCAACACCCGACTGGGGGCGTCACGCATGTCATCGGTGTTGGGTTTGAACGCCAATCCCCACAGGGCGAAGGTCTTGCCGCGCAGGTCACCCTGATAGAAGGCGTTGACGCGCTCAAACAGTTTGCTCTTTTGCCGTTCGTTGATGGCTTCCACCACTGACAACAGGTCGTTGGAACAGTTGGCCTCTTTTGCGCTGTGAATCAGCGCACGAATGTCCTTTCCGAAGCATGAGCCGCCATAGCCGCAGCCAGGGTAGATAAAGTCATAGCCAATGCGCGAGTCGGCACCGATTCCCAGGCGCACGGATTCAACATCCGCACCGAGGTGTTCCGCCAGCTCGGCGATCTGGTTGATGAAGCTGATCTTGGTGGCCAGCATGCAGTTGGCGGCATACTTGGTCAGCTCGGCGCTGCGCAGGTCCATGAACATGATCCGGTCATGGTTGCGGTTGAACGGCGCGTACAGCTCGCGCATGACTTTCTGCACCGCCTCGTTTTCGCAGCCTATGACGATCCGGTCCGGACGTCGGCAATCATTGACCGCCGAGCCTTCTTTGAGAAACTCCGGGTTGGACACGATATCGAACTGCAGTAGCCGGCCCGCCTGGCGCATGGCCTTGTCCATGTGCGCGCGCAGGGCGTCGCCGCTGCCGACCGGCACAGTCGATTTTTCAACAATGATCAGTGGTTCGCTACGGTGCCGGGCAATAGCATCACCAACCGCGAAAAAGCCGCTCAGGTCAGCCGATCCATCTGCTCGGGAAGGCGTCCCGACAGCAATGAACAAGACTTCTGCATGCTCTACGGCAGCCTGCTCGTCGGTGGTGAAGTGCAGGCGTTTGTGATCCAGATTTTCACGTACCAGGTTAGCCAGCCCCGGCTCGAAAATATGCACCTGGCCCTGACGCAATTGATCGATCTTGGCCTGGTCGATGTCCATGCAGACAACGTCGTGGCCGACTTCGGCAAGCACGGTTGCCTGTACCAGACCTACATATCCGCTACCGAAAACGCTGATTTTCATTGGAGAAATCCTGAGGTGATGGGCCGGGGATGCGCCGGAGGTTGATGGTCAATACACCTGCCACGATCATGGTGACACCCACAGTTTTCGATACTGTGAATGCCTCATGGAAAAATGGCAGCGTTGCGGCCAGTGCATACACCAGCACATAGCTGATGCTGAGCAACGAATAGGCACGGCTCAGGGGCAAACCCCGAAGGGCGAGCAGCCAGAAAAACATGGAAAGTGCATACGCTGTGATCGACGAAAAAATCACCACAACAGCGTTGAAATCGATCTGTCCAAAGTCCTGTAGCTCGATCCATTGCGCAGGCGAGGGCAGGCGGCTCATGCCCCAGCGCATACCCAGTTGCGCCGAGCTGACCAGAACCACGCTGGCCATGGCGCACGTCGTCGCGCTGGCGCGGCTCATGCCTGATGCCCCAGCAGAAACACTCCGCCAAGAATCAACGCAACGCCGATCCAGTGCTGTGAGTCCACTGGCTCCTTGAACAGGTAGCGCCCCACCAGGGTGATCAGCACAAAGTTAGCGCCCAGCATGGGGTACGCGATACCGACCTCCATGCGTTGCAAGACCATCAGCCAGGTCAGCAGGCTTGCTCCCAGGCAACTGATGGCCAGCCAGAGCCAGGCTGAGCGCAGGGCGACAAGAGCGCCGGGAAATCGCCCGCGCCACTGTTCTACGGCGAACTTTTGCGCGACCTGGCCCAGGCAGGTCAGCACACATGCAGTGATAAGCAAGAGCCAGGTCATAACGCCGACTGCTCGTAAATCAGAATGGCCAGGTTGCCTTCGTCGTAGCGCTTTCCATCCTTGGGTAGCAAGTCAAGCTCGCGCAATTCTTCATCGCTCTTGCCGCGCATGATCACGCCGACCTGGCCTTCGCGTCGTGCCTGGGTGATCCAGGCATTGATATCCTGCATATGGACTTCCCGACCTTGAACGTCCGGATAGCGAAGCCCGTACTCCAGCTCGCCCCAGGTATTGAACAGAGCTATATCGGGCCGCCCGAGACGCCATGAAAGCGCTGACGCGGTCCCCAGGTCGTTGCTCAGCAAATGCGTGCTGGCTGAAAGTTCTGCTTGATGCCGGACGATAAACGGGTCTGGAGTCTTGTTGTAGACCACATCATTGGGCAACGCTGCGGGCAGCAAGGCAATCAGCAACCAGCTTCCGGCTGCCGGCATTGCCCAGAAGGTCAAGGGACGCATGCATTGCAGGGCGTTGCTGAGCGTCCATCCGACCAGTAGAACGACTGCCAACAACAGGTGAGTCGATTCGTCTTCATACACTGGCTTTTTCAGTTGCAGGTAAAGCAGTACTCCCAGCCCGATAAGGGCTGCCAGCGCATTGACCAGTCCGTTCACACGCAGCGCTGTCACTCGGCGTTGCCGTAGCCGCTCGACCAGAGCATCGGCCATCAGCAAGGCCAGCGGCAGCAGGCACGGCAGCAGATAGGTTGGTAATTTACCTTTGCTCAGGCTCAGAAATATCAGCGGCACCCACAACCAGAGGGACAGAAAAGCGGTGTCTGGCCGACGCTTTTGTTGCCATACCTGTTTAAAGGTCGCTGGCAGCAACAGCGTCCATGGCAAGCACGCCACGACCAGCAACGGCAGGTAAAACCACCATGGTTCTGCGTGCTGGGCGTTGTCCCCGGCAAAGCGTCGAATGTGCTCATGCCAGAAGAAATAGCGCCAGTAATCGGGTTCTTGCAGGTGCACCGCCAGTGCCCATGGCAGGCTGATCGCAATGGCGATCCCGACCGCGAGCGGGCCGAACTTGAGCAACTCAGTGAAGCGTTTTTGCCAGAGCATGTACGGCAGCACGATGATCACCGGCAGCACCCAGGCCAGAAATCCCTTGGTCATGAATCCCATGCCACATGCCACGCCAGTCAGCGCCCAGGCAATCAGCCGTGTTCGCCCGACACTGTGGACGGCGTACCAGAACGCTACCATCGAGAGGTTGGTCCACAGCGTGAACTGCGGATCAAGGTTGCTGTAGCCGGCCTGGCCGGCGACGAACCCGAAACTCATGAACAGCAGGGCGCTCGCGAAGCTTTTGCGTGGGTCGTTCCACATCTTCGCTGCCAACAGGTAGGCGAGGGTGGCGCTCAGGCCGGTGCAGAGCGCCGATGCGATCCTCACACCAAACAGGTTTTCGCCGAACACTGCTTGCCCGACTGCAATCAACCAGTAACCGGCAGCGGGTTTTTCAAAGTAGCGCAGGCCCATGAAGTGCGGTGTAGTCCAGTTCCCGCTGTGGAGCATTTCCTGGCTGATCTGGGCATAGCGGGTTTCATCGGGAATCCACAGGCCATGGGAGCCGAGCGGCAGCAGGTAAGCAAGCGCGAAAGCCAGTAGGAGGAGTGCGATGTAACGAGTTCTAAGCTCGATCACTGCTGCACCCCTAGCCAGCCTTCGCGGCCATCAAGGGCACCACGAACAATCTGCCCGGAAGGCAGCTGCTCGCTGGACTCAGGCAACAGGCTGCCTAATGGTGTGAAGTCAACGCCCCGAGCATGGGCCAGCTTTAACAACTGCCTGAAACCCTCGGCCATGATGATGCCTTCTACTTCGGCGTGAGCGGTGTAGACGTTGAGCGTGTGTGCTGTAAAGCGCTGCAGGATGTATTCGTTGAACGCATCAGCTTTGAGGTTAGGGCCCACCAACTCATCGAAGGTTGGCAAGTCCACCGGGATCTGCGGTGTGCCGAGGCTGCCATCGACCAGCACTGGTCTGAACAACGATGTGCCTCGACAGTCACTGTTGTAGCTAAAACCAAAAGCTTCTTTTGCCTGTACGACGCGTTGATCAGCCCGCCAGCCTGCTGCTGCGGAGCAGGTAACCGGGTGGCCCAGAATATTGCTCAGACAATCGACGCCATGTCGTATCTGTGCGGTCAATTGTGCACTGCTCCAGTGTCCGGCATTGGCTTGCCAGCCGTGATGATCCCAGGCATGCAGCCCGACTTCGTGGCCTGCCTCCAGAGCCTGGCGCATCAACGGACCGAGATCCCGGCCGATCTGTTTGCCCGGCCAGGCAGTACCCGCCAGCAGGATATCCCAGCCATACAGGCTTGCCGCCCGAGACCTGAGCATCTTCCAGAAGAACTGTGGCCGTGCGAGACGCCACAAATGACGGCCCATGTTGTCAGGGCCGACGCTGAAAAAGAACGTCGCCTTGACCTGCGCTTCGTCGAGCATGTCCAACA contains:
- a CDS encoding phosphatase PAP2 family protein produces the protein MRSEKSRFYAWNFGVPLAIALLTFVVFDLTSLDEAISNWLYYPHQVFPFQHDRLFENLTHRWPRIIPNWTGEAAVIGLVLSFIWPLLKPGRNDRLIGLLETLRAAPLLRFTARHRRDLLFIVVSFAVITGMIHFFKSHTSIYCPVETTLYGGAMEKKEWFENFTLFHEAGAGRCWPGGHASGGFTMVALYFIARRYCWRHANVILYASTLLGAIYGTTRVVQGWHFMSHTLWAGVIVWLGALLTALAFYGWRQLAQPIEPAPEKPLN
- a CDS encoding LysR family transcriptional regulator, with translation MQYEITHADLALVLALVRGRTLARAAELLHVDISTVFRSIRRLEAALGTALFEKNRRGYIATDTAQAMAEQAEHAELALAAARVALHQGQQVISGTVRLTCTDAVLHSLLLPALARFMPQYPAITLELSTSNAFANLSRRDADIALRLTNTPSEHLIGRCLGSADYAICGRPEFRDALEKNPASVPWISPDDSMPDHTSVIWRKQAFPAVVPRYRCSSMSAVSQLVAAGLGVAAMTDFTVKGLAGVSRLSEPLIGCRTDLWLLTRPDCRALRCVQTLLEALAPLLREALLPAENASSGT
- a CDS encoding cupin domain-containing protein, with product MDTGARLKLVRESYKLSQRELARRSGVTNATISLIEQNRVSPSISSLKKLLEGIPMTLADFFTFDQPPGPDQYVFRAGDQPDLGRNGVRLLLVGATLPSRQMRFLREQYAPGADSGEEPIVHSEGEECGLVIRGTVELTINGQVNILGPGDGYYFPTTLPHRFRNIGQDEAEIISSNTPANF
- a CDS encoding gamma-glutamyl-gamma-aminobutyrate hydrolase family protein, which gives rise to MSRPPLIGVTACRQQLGKYSSHTAGDKYVEAAAFAGVPVILPALNVPIEPEQLLASLDGLLFTGSPSNVEPRHYNGPPSAEGTAHDVFRDRTTLPLLRAAIAQGVPVLCICRGFQELNVALGGSLHQRVQDLPGYLDHREPQSESLAVQYAPQHAVSVQPGGLLDALGLAPGFEVNSLHSQGIDRLAADLSAEALAPDGLVEAVSLPGAPGFVLGVQWHPEWEFLDNPVSMSLFKAFRDACLAYAQRRQGV
- a CDS encoding histidine phosphatase family protein translates to MRQESGSTFTRATPHASFWGGRVNVVVTVAAVIIFLVLLTGYTYWPRSPVHLVQGDRMALSGLYDSWEKGEVMVLVRHGERCDRSSNDCLGEKDGITRFGSSVSADVGRSLSELGLTQTDVITSPLTRTVQTAQSMFGHSVEAQEWLYNCDETMLDKVMAHKSANRNLILVTHSGCIGQLESLHGYPHAATSEYDSALFISLNGQGKPVIRGIINPEDWKKHPFRPQ
- a CDS encoding hybrid sensor histidine kinase/response regulator, whose translation is MSENKARVDIFATGDIQHKGRDIFFAAVETTRMPMIVTDPNRPDNPIIFSNRAFLEMTGYSSEEIIGTNCRFLQGPETDLSVVQSIRDAIRERTDISAEILNYRKDGSSFWNALFISPVYNDAGDLIYFFASQLDISRRKDAEEALRQAQKMEALGQLTGGIAHDFNNLLQVMGGYIDLIGSAAEKPSIDVQRVQRSVQHAKSAVERASTLTKQLLAFARKQKLQGRVLNLNGLVSTTESMLERTFGPEVTIETDLEPALKNCRIDPTQAEVALLNIFLNARDALIGRAHPKVCIETRNLVVEELINVSYDGLLPGRYVSIAVTDNGIGMPASIRDRVMDPFFTTKEEGKGSGLGLSMVYGFAKQSGGAARIYTEEGVGTTLRLYFPVDEGGLTHTESSQAVERRLGSSERILIVEDRVDVAELAKMVLDDYGYVSDIVLNAREALKRFESGSVYDLLFTDLIMPGGMNGVMLAREVKRRYPKVKVLLTTGYAESSIERTDLGGSEFDVISKPCLPHDLARKVRQVLDGPNGIA